In Citrus sinensis cultivar Valencia sweet orange chromosome 2, DVS_A1.0, whole genome shotgun sequence, a single genomic region encodes these proteins:
- the LOC102608955 gene encoding CBS domain-containing protein CBSX5, translating into MAVRLLSVGVSDLCIGKPALRSLSVSSSTVADALSALKRLNESYISVWSCDHSAPKRKATTADIDDHHQDSAACRCIGKVCMVDIISFLCKEENLLNPESALQDPVSVLLPEASGVIRHLEPSASLLEAVDLLLGGVQNLVIPLPAGTKLQPKPSLKSTFHNDSEYCWLTQEDLIRYFLNCIGLLSPTPNQPINSLNIVDDAGIFAIQYDEPAAFAIPLIAQSHINQTSVALVDEEGRLVGDISPFSFNSCDETVAAAMVTLSAGDLMAYMDCGRPPKDLVRLVKQRLEEKSMVGFLELMEDDLEISSGSCPDSSSSDDESSTGSAQSVRSRGYSARVVHRSEAILCHPWSSLMAVIMQALARRVSYVWVVEEDCTLVGIVTFTGMLRVIRDRLRSMAKAENPNFCPVWIQA; encoded by the exons ATGGCAGTAAGATTGTTATCGGTAGGAGTGTCAGACCTATGCATTGGAAAGCCTGCGCTGAGATCGCTCTCGGTGAGTTCATCCACCGTTGCCGATGCTTTGTCGGCTCTCAAGAGACTTAACGAGAGTTATATAAGCGTTTGGAGCTGTGATCATTCTGCCCCGAAAAGGAAAGCAACCACAGCCGATATTGATGATCATCATCAGGATTCAGCAGCTTGTAGATGTATTGGCAAAGTTTGCATGGTTGATATAATTAGCTTCTTGTGTAAAGAAGAGAATTTATTGAACCCGGAATCTGCCCTTCAGGATCCTGTTTCTGTTCTTTTGCCCGAGGCTTCTGGGGTCATCAGGCATTTGGAACCAAGTGCGAG CTTATTGGAGGCCGTAGACTTGTTACTGGGAGGCGTACAGAACCTTGTGATTCCACTTCCCGCAGGAACAAAGTTACAGCCGAAACCTTCCTTAAAATCGACCTTTCACAACGACAGTGAGTACTGCTGGCTAACCCAAGAAGACCTTATTCGTTACTTTCTCAACTGCATTGGACTGCTAAGCCCTACACCAAATCAACCAATCAACTCTCTCAACATTGTTGACGATGCCGGTATTTTTGCCATCCAGTATGATGAACCGGCGGCCTTTGCAATTCCCCTAATTGCTCAATCCCACATTAACCAAACTTCGGTAGCCCTTGTTGATGAGGAGGGCAGGTTAGTAGGTGATATATCACCtttctcatttaattcttGCGATGAGACAGTAGCAGCTGCCATGGTGACTCTCTCGGCTGGTGATCTGATGGCTTATATGGACTGTGGTAGGCCACCTAAAGACCTAGTAAGGTTGGTTAAGCAGAGGCTGGAAGAGAAAAGCATGGTGGGTTTCCTGGAGTTGATGGAAGATGACTTGGAAATTTCTTCAGGCTCGTGTCCCGATTCATCTTCATCGGATGATGAGTCCAGCACAGGCTCGGCACAAAGTGTTAGGTCCAGAGGATACTCCGCAAGAGTCGTGCACAGGTCAGAAGCAATTTTATGCCATCCATGGAGCTCGTTGATGGCTGTGATTATGCAGGCACTGGCACGCCGTGTGAGTTATGTCTGGGTTGTTGAAGAGGACTGCACCTTGGTTGGGATTGTTACCTTTACCGGAATGTTGAGGGTTATCCGGGATCGTTTGAGGTCCATGGCAAAAGCTGAGAATCCGAATTTCTGTCCTGTATGGATTCAAGCTTAA